One window of Nicotiana tomentosiformis chromosome 11, ASM39032v3, whole genome shotgun sequence genomic DNA carries:
- the LOC104114144 gene encoding protein TIFY 6B-like isoform X3 — MERDFMGLNSKGSVVVVKEEPVETCKDSGFRWQLSSKVGIPHFMSLSSAQDEKPSKALSAADGVDSCLKRQSGEIQISAAATMKQQLLGGIPVTAPHSILPSSGSVAGITEPWFNSKGSAAPAQLTIFYGGTVNVFDDISPEKAQAIMFLAGNGCVPPNVVQPRFQVQASTPKLAAVDGTCVNQTPNMLPASGHSSPMSVSSHPIGQSAGNSGNKDDMKISKTANISVETPKIVTSLGPVGATTIMPAAVPQARKASLARFLEKRKERVMNAAPYGLSKKSGECSTPESIGVGFSATSSVGTSPLIAGKET; from the exons ATGGAGAGAGATTTTATGGGACTGAATTCTAAAGGTTCTGTTGTTGTGGTTAAGGAAGAACCTGTTGAAACCTGCAAAGACTCTG GGTTTCGCTGGCAGTTGTCGAGCAAGGTGGGTATACCTCATTTCATGTCTTTGAGCTCTGCTCAAGATGAAAAGCCGTCCAAAGCTCTATCCGCCGCAGATGGAGTTGACAGTTGTCTCAAACGTCAGTCTGGTGAAATCCAG ATATCTGCAGCTGCGACAATGAAGCAGCAACTTCTTGGGGGAATCCCTGTTACAGCTCCTCATTCAATACTTCCATCGAGTGGCTCTGTGGCTGGGATAACTGAACCTTG GTTTAATTCCAAAGGTTCTGCAGCACCTGCTCAACTGACCATCTTCTACGGTGGGACGGTCAATGTCTTTGATGATATCTCCCCTGAGAAG GCACAGGCTATTATGTTTTTGGCTGGAAATGGTTGTGTTCCTCCTAATGTGGTGCAACCAAGGTTTCAAGTTCAGGCATCTACACCCAAACTTGCTGCTGTAGACGGCACTTGTGTGAACCAAACCCCAAACATGCTACCTGCCTCAGGTCATTCCAGCCCTATGTCTGTTTCTTCTCATCCCATTGGTCAATCTGCTGGCAATTCTGGAAACAAAGATGACATGAAGATATCTAAAACTGCAAATATTTCAGTGGAGACTCCAAAGATTGTGACATCACTAGGACCTGTTGGGGCGACTACCATAATGCCAGCAG CGGTTCCACAGGCTAGAAAAGCATCTCTGGCTCGGTTTCTGGAGAAGCGGAAGGAAAG GGTGATGAACGCTGCACCATATGGCCTCAGCAAGAAATCGGGTGAGTGCTCCACCCCTGAGTCTATCGGAGTTGGTTTCTCTGCAACTTCCAGTGTTGGTACTAGTCCTCTGATAGCCGGTAAGGAGACCTAG
- the LOC138901726 gene encoding serine/threonine-protein phosphatase 7 long form homolog codes for MGGTVTAQTFRARRVDDMWGFLRDHPLHPRIVRRLRDTNFYRIVEIGQLQLDWSLITAMIELWRPETHNFHLSIGEATITLQDIEVLYGLPVDGHLVALPNAIKEYTGLQYLEMLQRLTGFQPPHEIALIGASRLQLTPVRQHLKVMHADITDDTPELHIHRYTRLLLLLMSGFVCSRTLRGT; via the coding sequence ATGGGAGGGACAGTTACTGCCCAGACGTTCCGCGCCAGgagagtagacgatatgtggggCTTTCTCAGGGACCACCctctccatccccgtatagtcagGCGCCTCCGGGATACGAATTTTTATAGGATTGTGGAGATCGGTCAGCTGCAGCTGGATTGGTCATTGATCACGGCCATGATAGAGCtgtggcgaccggagacgcacaaTTTCCATTTgtccattggcgaggccactatCACGCTTCAGGACATAGAGGTCCTGTATGGGCTGCCTGTTGATGGACACCTTGTTGCTTTGCCGAATGCCATCAAAGAGTATACGGGTTTGCAGTACCTGGAGATGCTGCAGCGGCTTACCGGTTTCCAGCCACCGCATGAGATTGCATTGATTGGGGCTAGTCGTCTGCAGTTAACGCCCGTCCGGCAGCATTTGAAGGTGATGCACGCTGACATCACAGATGATACACCGGAGCTTCATATTCACCGGTATACGAGGTTATTGTTGTTGCTTATGTCTGGTTTcgtttgttcccgaacacttcggggaacctag
- the LOC104114144 gene encoding protein TIFY 6B-like isoform X1 — MERDFMGLNSKGSVVVVKEEPVETCKDSGFRWQLSSKVGIPHFMSLSSAQDEKPSKALSAADGVDSCLKRQSGEIQQNVHAMHLSHDVKMLPFNISNPSYKTHFGATGQISAAATMKQQLLGGIPVTAPHSILPSSGSVAGITEPWFNSKGSAAPAQLTIFYGGTVNVFDDISPEKAQAIMFLAGNGCVPPNVVQPRFQVQASTPKLAAVDGTCVNQTPNMLPASGHSSPMSVSSHPIGQSAGNSGNKDDMKISKTANISVETPKIVTSLGPVGATTIMPAAVPQARKASLARFLEKRKERVMNAAPYGLSKKSGECSTPESIGVGFSATSSVGTSPLIAGKET; from the exons ATGGAGAGAGATTTTATGGGACTGAATTCTAAAGGTTCTGTTGTTGTGGTTAAGGAAGAACCTGTTGAAACCTGCAAAGACTCTG GGTTTCGCTGGCAGTTGTCGAGCAAGGTGGGTATACCTCATTTCATGTCTTTGAGCTCTGCTCAAGATGAAAAGCCGTCCAAAGCTCTATCCGCCGCAGATGGAGTTGACAGTTGTCTCAAACGTCAGTCTGGTGAAATCCAG CAGAATGTGCATGCAATGCATCTTTCCCATGATGTTAAGATGCTTCCGTTTAACATCAGCAATCCCTCCTACAAGACTCATTTTGGTGCTACTGGCCAGATATCTGCAGCTGCGACAATGAAGCAGCAACTTCTTGGGGGAATCCCTGTTACAGCTCCTCATTCAATACTTCCATCGAGTGGCTCTGTGGCTGGGATAACTGAACCTTG GTTTAATTCCAAAGGTTCTGCAGCACCTGCTCAACTGACCATCTTCTACGGTGGGACGGTCAATGTCTTTGATGATATCTCCCCTGAGAAG GCACAGGCTATTATGTTTTTGGCTGGAAATGGTTGTGTTCCTCCTAATGTGGTGCAACCAAGGTTTCAAGTTCAGGCATCTACACCCAAACTTGCTGCTGTAGACGGCACTTGTGTGAACCAAACCCCAAACATGCTACCTGCCTCAGGTCATTCCAGCCCTATGTCTGTTTCTTCTCATCCCATTGGTCAATCTGCTGGCAATTCTGGAAACAAAGATGACATGAAGATATCTAAAACTGCAAATATTTCAGTGGAGACTCCAAAGATTGTGACATCACTAGGACCTGTTGGGGCGACTACCATAATGCCAGCAG CGGTTCCACAGGCTAGAAAAGCATCTCTGGCTCGGTTTCTGGAGAAGCGGAAGGAAAG GGTGATGAACGCTGCACCATATGGCCTCAGCAAGAAATCGGGTGAGTGCTCCACCCCTGAGTCTATCGGAGTTGGTTTCTCTGCAACTTCCAGTGTTGGTACTAGTCCTCTGATAGCCGGTAAGGAGACCTAG
- the LOC104114144 gene encoding protein TIFY 6B-like isoform X2, with the protein MERDFMGLNSKGSVVVVKEEPVETCKDSGFRWQLSSKVGIPHFMSLSSAQDEKPSKALSAADGVDSCLKRQSGEIQNVHAMHLSHDVKMLPFNISNPSYKTHFGATGQISAAATMKQQLLGGIPVTAPHSILPSSGSVAGITEPWFNSKGSAAPAQLTIFYGGTVNVFDDISPEKAQAIMFLAGNGCVPPNVVQPRFQVQASTPKLAAVDGTCVNQTPNMLPASGHSSPMSVSSHPIGQSAGNSGNKDDMKISKTANISVETPKIVTSLGPVGATTIMPAAVPQARKASLARFLEKRKERVMNAAPYGLSKKSGECSTPESIGVGFSATSSVGTSPLIAGKET; encoded by the exons ATGGAGAGAGATTTTATGGGACTGAATTCTAAAGGTTCTGTTGTTGTGGTTAAGGAAGAACCTGTTGAAACCTGCAAAGACTCTG GGTTTCGCTGGCAGTTGTCGAGCAAGGTGGGTATACCTCATTTCATGTCTTTGAGCTCTGCTCAAGATGAAAAGCCGTCCAAAGCTCTATCCGCCGCAGATGGAGTTGACAGTTGTCTCAAACGTCAGTCTGGTGAAATCCAG AATGTGCATGCAATGCATCTTTCCCATGATGTTAAGATGCTTCCGTTTAACATCAGCAATCCCTCCTACAAGACTCATTTTGGTGCTACTGGCCAGATATCTGCAGCTGCGACAATGAAGCAGCAACTTCTTGGGGGAATCCCTGTTACAGCTCCTCATTCAATACTTCCATCGAGTGGCTCTGTGGCTGGGATAACTGAACCTTG GTTTAATTCCAAAGGTTCTGCAGCACCTGCTCAACTGACCATCTTCTACGGTGGGACGGTCAATGTCTTTGATGATATCTCCCCTGAGAAG GCACAGGCTATTATGTTTTTGGCTGGAAATGGTTGTGTTCCTCCTAATGTGGTGCAACCAAGGTTTCAAGTTCAGGCATCTACACCCAAACTTGCTGCTGTAGACGGCACTTGTGTGAACCAAACCCCAAACATGCTACCTGCCTCAGGTCATTCCAGCCCTATGTCTGTTTCTTCTCATCCCATTGGTCAATCTGCTGGCAATTCTGGAAACAAAGATGACATGAAGATATCTAAAACTGCAAATATTTCAGTGGAGACTCCAAAGATTGTGACATCACTAGGACCTGTTGGGGCGACTACCATAATGCCAGCAG CGGTTCCACAGGCTAGAAAAGCATCTCTGGCTCGGTTTCTGGAGAAGCGGAAGGAAAG GGTGATGAACGCTGCACCATATGGCCTCAGCAAGAAATCGGGTGAGTGCTCCACCCCTGAGTCTATCGGAGTTGGTTTCTCTGCAACTTCCAGTGTTGGTACTAGTCCTCTGATAGCCGGTAAGGAGACCTAG